The window CTCTAATCAGAGTGATAGAATAAGCTTAATCTATTATAAGTGGGTTAGTTTCATAAAGAACTCATGAAGCATTTCTACAATTGAATAAAGAATCGATTAAATCCCTTGCTTTGTGAGCTGAATCACTTCAAAAATAGATTCAACTCACAACTCAACATCGCGCAAATTCTAACAATGAGAGAAGTATATTCTCCCAGTTAGGAAAGGATATCTAATGAGTAGACAACCAAACATAAAGGATTTCTTGGGTAGTTCTAAACCTTTAGCAAACCCTGAACCTCAACAACCAGAATCACAACCTCAACCCACTAAGGAGGAAATTGAAAAAACTCTCAAGAAATTTTTGGGATTCTAATCCTATCTCCCGGAGTTTAGACTATTCTCATGAGAATAATATTTGTATGTATAGGGTGTGCTAGAAGGATAAAATCGTAAGTCTAAACTCCCAAATTCGGATACCCTTTGAGTTTAATCTTGATACCTTGGAATTTCTGCAACTTCTGACCAAAGACTTATTACAGGAAGCCTGCCAACGCCAATCTTTATTCCTGAATAGAATCTGAGCTTGCAATCACATTCTTCGTGAAGCTCAACTTTTAGGGAAAGTCTTTCAAGCTGGAACAAGCAAGTGTAGAAGCAGCCATCTTCTCAACCTTCAATTCCTTACGATTTTAACAACTGTTGAACAGTTTCAATCAACTCTTTAGGTTGGAAAGGCTTGCCCACGTAAGCATCTGCACCTTGCTTAAAAGCCCAATAGCGGTCAGCATTGGTACATTTTAAAGAACACATAATTACAGGGATATTCTTGGTAGCTGGGTTAGATTTGAGGCGACGGCAAACTTCGTAGCCATTGAGATGAGGCATCAGAACATCTAAGACAACGACATCAGGGCAAGCCTGACCAATTTGTTCTAAAGCTTCAATTCCATCCTTGGCGGCGGTTACTGTAAACTGACTTGCCGTCAAAATGTTGGTAACCATGTAACGTTGTGTACGGCTGTCTTCTACAACTAAAATTTTACTCATGATACAATTAATTTATACTCTATGTATTAATCGTAGAGCTGACATGAGTAATCTGACATGAGGTGAGAGTCCCAAATTCATCTAGGTCTTAAGTCCTAGATTAAAATAGGACGCTTAGTTCTTGTATTGCTTGCTAGAAACAGATAGGGTTAAGAAAAAAATGAATTTTCTCACTCCAGTCTGCACAAATTAGGAGCGGAATTTTAGTGTTTCCCTTATCCAAGGCTATAACCATTTCCCATGACAATTCGCGTTTTGATCGTAGATGACCAACCTCTGATTCGCCAAGCATTGAAGTTATTATTGGCGAATGAGGATGCAATGCAAGTAGTGGGAGAAGCTTCGGAGGGAGAAGCAGCCATTCGTCAGGTAGAAATGCTGCATCCTGATGTTGTGCTGATGGATATTCAGATGCCTGTCATGGATGGTGTGGCAGCGACGAGGGAAATTTGCCAACGCTTTGAACAGACAAAAGTGCTAGTTTTAAGCGTTGATGATGATGATGAATATGTCGCCCTAGCACTTAGATACGGTGCCGCCGGCTATTTGCTGAAGAATACACCACCGGAAGAGTTAGCTTTGGCGATTAAAGCGGTCTATAGAGGCTACACTCATTTAGGGCCGGGACTGGGTAAGAAAATTATGGCTCAAATTCCTGCACCGACGGCGAGTTCCTCGGTGGAATGGAATAAATTGACTCCTAGAGAACAGGAAATTGTGCGGTTAATAGCCACTGGCGCGAATAACCGGGAAATTGCAGAAGTGCTTTACATTTCTGAAAAGACTGTAAAAAATCATATTACAAATATTTTGAGTCGCCTGAATTTGCGCGATCGCATTCAAGTCGCCATTTTCGCTCACTCTCATTTATCAGATTTGACCAGTAAGACTCAGATTGTCGGAAGCTAGATACAGAACTGGAGTGTTCGTCAGGGGTGTGACCCCTCCCCCAGCCCCTCCCCGCAACGGGGAGGGGAGTAAGATTATTCCCTTCCGTTAATGGAATGGAATGTTTGTAGAACAGTTGGCATAGCATTTCTATACTTCTTTAGCCAACCACACCAGAATTCCCAGCAATTCTTCTACAGGAGGAATCAGATACTCGGTTAGATCAATAGTTACAGTTTGTGCTTCTAGCTTGAGGAATGTCCACAAATTCCCACTAGTCACACTTCCGTAAATAGTGGAGATGGGTTGCTCTTTGGCGGCGTTGAATCGTTGGGCAGCAACCATTTCGGCGATGCACTGTCCCCAACCTCCCTTGAGATTTTGTTTTTTGGCTTCAACGATAACAATTACAGGCGCTTCGACGCTACTTATAAGGCTAGTTATGATCCAAAAGTATTAGTAATCTTCGATATGTACCCGTGAATAAGTCACAGGCTATTAAGCTCCTTAAGGATGAAGGATGGACAGAAGCAGACGCTAAGCGAGCTTTGGCAGGAATTGATTTTAGTACTAATCCAGGCGAACTTGCCATTCGTAGAACCATTTCGTCGTTTGCTGGGACTGAACTAATTCAGCGTCAGCGTCTTCAAGCCGCCCAGAAAGGTATGGTAACGAAGAAAACCAAAGAAATTGAGCGAAAGGATGAGGAATATGGTATCCAAATTAATCAATACGAAGAGTCTCTGAAACTGGCAAAAGAGAAATATGAATCAGAGATTCAAGCTTTGCTTTTGAGAAAGACTGATTTAGAGACTCAAGTCAACTCTATAGCCTTGCAGAATAATGAATTACTCCGAGTAAATGAGCAACTTGAAAAAGATAAATTGGAATCAGTTAAAGTAAAAGAAGAACTTGAAAAAGATAATAAAAATTTTAAAAATATAGTTGACGCTATCAAATTAGAAATTCAAGCTTTGCTTTTTAAATGAAGAACTTAAAAAAGATAATAAAGATTTGAAAAATTACGTTGACGCCATCAAACTCAGGCTGGCTATTGACGTGAAAAATCTCCACTCAAGAGATAGAAGAGTTTAATCATAAATTATCTAAAGAAGTCAATGATATTGCCGAAGAAATCGATAGACATTTTCCTAATACAGAGATTGAAGTTATTGATTTCAGTAAGAAAACCAATCATTCCTCTGGGAGAAAAAGTAATAGAAAATCATATTGACCTAAAACTTTTATGAGGGATACTATGAATCTTGAAGATAAAGGACTTAAGGAATTATTTCAGCTTGCGAATCAAATTGGTAACAAGCAATATCACAAACTAACTCAACAAGATTTTGAAAATTATAAAAAATATGATTATTGGCGGTATGTCAATGGCGATGGTGAGTGTGGAACGACCCAGGAAAGTAAAGATTGGGTGAGAGATAATTCAGACTGGCACTGTCCAATCTGTGGAGAGAAATATTCTGAAAAGGGTGGTAGAACGATTGATCACAAGCTACCTCGCTCACAGTATCCCTGGTTGTCAATGGAATTCAAAAATTTATGGGTAATTTGCCAATTATGTAACAAAGAAAAGGGTGAGATGCATTGGTACGAGTATGAACACTATATGTTCGTTCACCATCCGGAGCTTTATCTTGATGTGAAGGCTGCACGTCCTAGCCAATTACTCCAGCGCGATCGCTAATCGCCATAGGCTGGGTTTATGATGACACTGAGGAGGGGGTTGCTACCGATTTACTAGAAGCAGGCGTTTCCAAAGAAGATATATATAATACTTGGTTTTCGCCATCCCAAAGTGCATCAGCATACAGGCTTTGCCGTAGCTTGATTGCAGGAAAACAAGAATAGAGCGATCGCATCTTGACACTATCCTCTCAAAATGAAAGCATTAAAGAATAATATCCAGTCTGGGCAGAGCAAAAAATCATTTGGAGGTTCCCAAATGGAAAAAATTCTTGACTTAGGGCAGAACCTCTCTAAGTCTTGCCCGAAATAACCGTACAGATGCTCTCTGCCCAATCGTTTTACTTTGTTCAATAAAGCCTGGGATTTCTGCAATAGGGATGAAGGGAAAAGCTAAACTTTTATCCGTTGGCTGGTATTCTCCATCTACCAATTGATAAACCTGTAAACTCTGCTTGCTATATCTCCAAAGTTCAGGAACCCCCAGTGCGGCATAAATATTGAATTTATTTAAAGAAGAATGGGTATAGTCTGACTCCACAACTAAATCGGGTGGTGGAACATTGGGTAACTTAATTTCTTTACCTCTAACTTGCGATTCATTCTGAATATAGAAACAAGTATCAGGTTCTACAGCACGAGTTAAGTCTTCCCGTTCCAGAGTCAAGGAACCCAACTGTCTAATCTCGATTTCTAGCTCATCCGCAGTAGCTGTAACAAACTCCGCTATCAATATTTTGGGTTCTTCGTGTTGTTCGTATGGAACCATAATTTCTAACATTCCCTGGTCATAGGCAATTCTACAAGAGCGGTCTTCTCCGATATCCGCCATTAATGCCTTGAAGGTTTGCCAACTGACACCTCTCAAAACGACTCTTGCTTCTGCGGGAACTGACGCTTGGGGAAAAGTAGATGGAGTTGCTGTTTGTGCGTTCATCGTCTTTTATGCTCCCAACCTCTATAATTTTTGCAAATATAGATTAAGCTAATCATCCACAGCCTATCTCAAATCCCTATTTAGAAGCCGTCTATGAACAGCCCCTTCCTGACTCGCCTCCATAGCCCGGAACGTCCTGTCATCGTCTTCGATGGCGCAATGGGAAGTTCTCTGCAAACACAAAACCTCACGGCTGAAGACTTTGGGGGGGCGCACTACGAAGGCTGTAACGAGTACCTCGTTGTCACCAAACCCGAAGCGGTGGAGAAAGTGCATCGAGGCTTTCTGGAAGCTGGAGCGGATGTGATTGAGACGGATACCTTTGGCGGTGCGTCGATTGTACTCGCCGAGTATGACCTGGCAGACCAAGCGTATAGTTTGAATAAGACAGCAGCCGAACTGGCAAAGCGCGTAGCGGCTGAATACTCCACACCAGAGAAACCCCGTTTTGTTGCCGGTTCAATCGGGCCAACCACCAAACTGCCGACGCTGGGGCATATTGACTTCGACACCCTGCAAGCCTCCTTTGCCGAACAAGCCAGGGGACTGTATGACGGTGGTGCTGACTTGTTGATTGTAGAAACCTGTCAGGATGTGCTGCAAATTAAGGCAGCGCTGAATGGGATTGAACAAGTCTTCCAAGAAAAAGGTGCACGATTGCCGTTGATGGTATCCGTGACAATGGAAGTCCAAGGTACCATGTTGCTAGGGTCAGAAATTGGTGCCGCACTCACGATTTTAGAGCGTTATCCCATTGATATTCTTGGCCTGAACTGTGCCACAGGGCCAGACCGAATGCAGGAGCATATTAAGTTCTTATGTGAACATTCGCCCTTTGTTGTCTCCTGTATTCCCAATGCTGGACTACCGGAAAACGTCGGGGGACACGCCCACTACAAGCTGACGCCGATGGAACTGCGGATGGCGTTGATGCATTTTGTAGAAGACATGGGTGTGCAAGTGATTGGCGGCTGTTGTGGTACGCGCCCCGACCATATTCAACAATTAGCAGAAATTGGCAAAACCCTGAAGCCGAAAGAGCGACATCCTGAGTTTGAGCCATCGGCAGCATCAATTTACAGTGCTCAACCTTATGAGCAGGATAACTCGTTCCTAATTGTGGGTGAGCGCATTAATCCCAGTGGTTCTAAGAAGTGCCGCGAGTTGTTAATTGCTGAAGACTGGGATGGATTGGTGTCTTTAGCCAAGGCGCAAGTCCGGGAAGGTGCCCATGTCCTCGATGTCAACGTGGATTATGTGGGGCGTGACGGTGAGCGGGATATGCACGAATTGGTGTCGCGTTTGGTAACCAATGTGACACTCCCCCTGATGTTGGACTCCACAGAATGGCAAAAGATGGAGGCGGGACTAAAGGTTGCGGGGGGTAAGTGTTTGCTGAACTCCACGAACTATGAGGATGGGGAAGAACGTTTCTTCCAGGTGCTGGAGTTAGCGAAGAAGTACGGTGCGGGTGTTGTGATTGGCACCATTGATGAAGAAGGGATGGCACGGGCAGCAGACAAGAAGTTTGCGATCGCACAACGCGCCTATCGCCAAGCGGTAGAATATGGCATTCCCCCCTACGAAATCTTCTTTGATACCCTCGCTTTACCCATTTCTACTGGTATCGAAGAAGATAGAGCCAATGGTAAAGCCACGATTGAAGCCATTCGCCGCATCCGGGAAGAGTTGCCAGGATGTCACATGATGCTGGGCGTTTCTAATATCTCCTTCGGATTGAACCCAGCGGCGCGGGTGGTACTCAATTCCATGTTTCTGCACGAAGCGATGGCAGCAGGGATGGATGCCGCGATTGTCAGCCCGAATAAGATTTTACCTTTGGCAAAAATTGAACCCGAACATCAGGAAGTCTGCCGGAAACTAATTTATGATGAACGGCAATTTGAGGGGAATGTCTGCGTTTATGACCCCTTGGCAGAGCTTACCACACTGTTTGAAGGGAAGACCACAAAGCGCGATCGCTCCCAAGATGAAAGCTTACCGGTTGAAGAACGTCTCAAGCGCCATATTATTGATGGTGAACGCATTGGTTTGGAAGAACAGTTAGCCAAAGCGTTAGAAAAGTATCCCCCCCTGGAAATCATTAATACGTTCTTATTAGATGGGATGAAAGTGGTTGGGGAACTCTTCGGTTCTGGGCAAATGCAGCTTCCTTTTGTGTTGCAATCAGCCGAAACCATGAAAGCCGCAGTGGCTTATTTAGAGCCATTCCTGGACAAAGCCGATACGGGCAATAATGCCAAAGGGAAAGTGATTATTGCCACTGTTAAAGGGGATGTTCACGACATTGGGAAAAACTTAGTTGATATCATCCTTTCTAACAACGGCTACCAGGTGATTAATTTGGGAATTAAGCAACCTGTCGATAACATTATTGATGCCTACGAACAGCACAAAGCAGACTGCATTGCCATGAGTGGATTGCTGGTGAAATCCACGGCTTTCATGAAAGAGAATTTGGAAAAATTCAATGAACGGGGCATCACCGTACCCGTGATTTTAGGGGGAGCGGCGCTGACTCCTAAATTTGTCCATGATGATTGCCAAAATACCTATAAAGGGAAGGTTGTTTATGGCAAAGATGCCTTTTCTGACCTCCACTTCATGGATAAATTGATGCCTGCGAAAGCGGCTAGTAAGTGGGATGATTTAAAAGGATTTTTGGATGAAATAGACGAAATTGCAACGGCAACAACCAATGGTCATAAAGAATCTGTAACTGAAGCGAAGGAAGCCAAAGATTTGACTGAACCAGTAGTTATAGATACCCAACGTTCAGAAGCCGTTGCAATTGATATTGAACGTCCCACGCCTCCCTTCTGGGGAACTCGGATATTGCAAGCAGAGGATATCCCATTGGAGGAGATCTTTGGGTATCTGGATTTGCAAGCGTTGATTGCTGGACAGTGGCAGTTCCGGAAGCCGAAGGAACAATCACGGGAAGAGTATGATGCGTTTTTGCAAGAGAAGGTTTATCCACTTCTAGAGGATTGGAAGCAGCGTATTGTTGAGGAGAAGTTGTTG of the Allocoleopsis franciscana PCC 7113 genome contains:
- a CDS encoding response regulator, with protein sequence MSKILVVEDSRTQRYMVTNILTASQFTVTAAKDGIEALEQIGQACPDVVVLDVLMPHLNGYEVCRRLKSNPATKNIPVIMCSLKCTNADRYWAFKQGADAYVGKPFQPKELIETVQQLLKS
- a CDS encoding response regulator, with translation MTIRVLIVDDQPLIRQALKLLLANEDAMQVVGEASEGEAAIRQVEMLHPDVVLMDIQMPVMDGVAATREICQRFEQTKVLVLSVDDDDEYVALALRYGAAGYLLKNTPPEELALAIKAVYRGYTHLGPGLGKKIMAQIPAPTASSSVEWNKLTPREQEIVRLIATGANNREIAEVLYISEKTVKNHITNILSRLNLRDRIQVAIFAHSHLSDLTSKTQIVGS
- a CDS encoding HNH endonuclease — protein: MNLEDKGLKELFQLANQIGNKQYHKLTQQDFENYKKYDYWRYVNGDGECGTTQESKDWVRDNSDWHCPICGEKYSEKGGRTIDHKLPRSQYPWLSMEFKNLWVICQLCNKEKGEMHWYEYEHYMFVHHPELYLDVKAARPSQLLQRDR
- a CDS encoding Uma2 family endonuclease, encoding MNAQTATPSTFPQASVPAEARVVLRGVSWQTFKALMADIGEDRSCRIAYDQGMLEIMVPYEQHEEPKILIAEFVTATADELEIEIRQLGSLTLEREDLTRAVEPDTCFYIQNESQVRGKEIKLPNVPPPDLVVESDYTHSSLNKFNIYAALGVPELWRYSKQSLQVYQLVDGEYQPTDKSLAFPFIPIAEIPGFIEQSKTIGQRASVRLFRARLREVLP
- the metH gene encoding methionine synthase, with translation MNSPFLTRLHSPERPVIVFDGAMGSSLQTQNLTAEDFGGAHYEGCNEYLVVTKPEAVEKVHRGFLEAGADVIETDTFGGASIVLAEYDLADQAYSLNKTAAELAKRVAAEYSTPEKPRFVAGSIGPTTKLPTLGHIDFDTLQASFAEQARGLYDGGADLLIVETCQDVLQIKAALNGIEQVFQEKGARLPLMVSVTMEVQGTMLLGSEIGAALTILERYPIDILGLNCATGPDRMQEHIKFLCEHSPFVVSCIPNAGLPENVGGHAHYKLTPMELRMALMHFVEDMGVQVIGGCCGTRPDHIQQLAEIGKTLKPKERHPEFEPSAASIYSAQPYEQDNSFLIVGERINPSGSKKCRELLIAEDWDGLVSLAKAQVREGAHVLDVNVDYVGRDGERDMHELVSRLVTNVTLPLMLDSTEWQKMEAGLKVAGGKCLLNSTNYEDGEERFFQVLELAKKYGAGVVIGTIDEEGMARAADKKFAIAQRAYRQAVEYGIPPYEIFFDTLALPISTGIEEDRANGKATIEAIRRIREELPGCHMMLGVSNISFGLNPAARVVLNSMFLHEAMAAGMDAAIVSPNKILPLAKIEPEHQEVCRKLIYDERQFEGNVCVYDPLAELTTLFEGKTTKRDRSQDESLPVEERLKRHIIDGERIGLEEQLAKALEKYPPLEIINTFLLDGMKVVGELFGSGQMQLPFVLQSAETMKAAVAYLEPFLDKADTGNNAKGKVIIATVKGDVHDIGKNLVDIILSNNGYQVINLGIKQPVDNIIDAYEQHKADCIAMSGLLVKSTAFMKENLEKFNERGITVPVILGGAALTPKFVHDDCQNTYKGKVVYGKDAFSDLHFMDKLMPAKAASKWDDLKGFLDEIDEIATATTNGHKESVTEAKEAKDLTEPVVIDTQRSEAVAIDIERPTPPFWGTRILQAEDIPLEEIFGYLDLQALIAGQWQFRKPKEQSREEYDAFLQEKVYPLLEDWKQRIVEEKLLHPQVIYGYFPCQSEGNSLHIYNPEGTNHSRQEDTESLERREEVVRFDFPRQRSLRRLCLADFYAPKESGVVDVFPMQAVTVGEVATEYAKKLFDSNQYTDYLYFHGLAVQTAEAVAEWTHARIRRELGFGSEEPNNIRDILAQRYRGSRYSFGYPACPNLQDQYKQLELLGSDRINLYMDESEQLYPEQSTTAIIAHHPVAKYFSA